From a single Gimesia fumaroli genomic region:
- a CDS encoding glucuronate isomerase codes for MSEQLSKRLFAELESLVLIDPHTHINPHSAASTTLADIMGYHYYTELAHSAGLSKELIEEPGIDPKEKVGRLVTQLDDLDNTIQLSWLLEICSEFFDFQEDAITESNWEKLYDTAAEKMAQPDWEQQVLKQSGLEQVFLTNDFDDPLEGFDTNLYIPCLRTDDLVFHLAKSETRERLAKATQMGIGCSKTLRDAIGELFTHFTAKGARACAISLPPDFSPVAVTAEQVDSAVRSLFAGNELTCDESKIVSQFVFWTLAEYCAVHRLPFDLMIGVNRRVYEAGVFQGQDLYDKRTSLIQYKELFNAFPNVTFPVSVLTSTSNQELVSYSWIFPNVVINGHWWYSNTPAFIHFDCKSRLEAVPKTKQVGYYSDMYKLEFALPKFRMYRRVLANVLASDFVIGRNWSEQRAIDLGKLVLRGNVETIFGC; via the coding sequence ATGTCTGAACAGTTAAGTAAACGCCTTTTCGCAGAACTCGAAAGCCTTGTGCTGATCGACCCGCATACACATATCAATCCCCATTCTGCTGCTTCAACTACTTTAGCAGACATTATGGGGTACCATTATTATACCGAGTTAGCCCATTCAGCCGGGCTCTCTAAAGAATTGATTGAAGAACCGGGCATTGATCCCAAAGAAAAGGTGGGGCGGCTGGTCACTCAGTTGGACGATTTGGATAATACAATCCAGCTGAGCTGGCTGCTGGAAATCTGCAGCGAATTCTTCGATTTTCAAGAGGACGCTATTACGGAATCCAATTGGGAAAAGCTATACGATACCGCTGCCGAGAAAATGGCTCAACCGGACTGGGAGCAGCAGGTCTTAAAGCAGAGTGGTCTCGAACAGGTCTTTTTGACGAATGATTTCGATGATCCTCTGGAAGGCTTTGATACGAACCTGTATATCCCCTGTCTGCGGACGGACGATCTGGTGTTTCATCTGGCGAAAAGTGAAACACGTGAGCGTCTGGCGAAGGCGACTCAGATGGGCATTGGCTGTTCCAAAACCCTCAGAGATGCTATTGGTGAGCTATTTACGCATTTCACTGCAAAAGGGGCGCGGGCTTGTGCGATTTCATTACCCCCCGATTTTTCACCTGTTGCCGTAACTGCAGAACAAGTCGATTCAGCTGTTCGTTCACTCTTTGCCGGGAATGAGCTTACCTGTGACGAGTCGAAAATCGTCAGTCAGTTTGTGTTCTGGACTCTGGCAGAATACTGTGCCGTCCATCGCTTGCCATTCGATCTGATGATCGGGGTCAATCGTCGGGTCTATGAAGCGGGCGTGTTTCAGGGACAGGATCTCTACGACAAACGGACTTCACTGATCCAATACAAGGAATTATTCAACGCATTTCCGAACGTGACTTTTCCCGTCTCTGTATTGACGAGCACCAGTAATCAGGAACTGGTCAGTTATAGCTGGATCTTTCCCAACGTCGTCATTAATGGACACTGGTGGTATTCGAATACTCCTGCATTTATTCATTTTGACTGTAAGAGCCGTCTGGAAGCAGTACCCAAAACAAAACAGGTCGGTTACTACAGCGATATGTACAAGCTCGAATTTGCCTTGCCTAAGTTTCGTATGTATCGTCGAGTACTAGCGAATGTATTAGCCAGCGATTTTGTGATCGGTCGGAATTGGTCTGAACAGCGTGCCATAGATCTTGGTAAACTGGTTTTGCGAGGGAACGTGGAGACCATATTTGGTTGCTAA
- a CDS encoding SpoIIE family protein phosphatase, producing the protein MATLVMLQAGQAVTYSLSGEETVIGRHPDCQIQLDSNMVSRRHAQVVGEGDQYFVEDLGSGNGTFVNGKKIEGRTELTHEDRLKVGPILFRFEADQKNKAKKSSIISAMDPSFDFGYSSDDEGDASATIMGAISGGGGFGGLDVRPEAKLKAMIEISRSLAGTVDLEKLLPQILTTLFNIFPAADRGCILLKDEETGEMVPRAFKHRREGEDATVKLSRTIVNKVLEEKSGILSADAASDSQFDASESISNLSIRSMMCVPMLGLSEEPIGIINIDTQNPLKQFQEEDLDLLMSVAGQAALSYESARLMSSYMEKQKQDNEMDIARGVQQGLLPSSVPEVQGYEFFASYHSAQAVGGDYYDIFELPDDKIGLSFGDVAGKGVPGAMIMARISSCVQNTMRFVHEAGPAVEAINDHMCDSAVEGRFVTYVLVILDTSNHRLSLVNAGHMSPMILKPDGSLDEFPEESIGVPIGVMEGFPFEVVERDLAPGEIVVLFTDGVDEAMNPEGELYTLDRMRKFIKSNRDKNAAELGQALLADVRRHANGRPQNDDITIMTFGRVS; encoded by the coding sequence ATGGCTACCCTGGTCATGTTACAAGCTGGTCAAGCCGTCACTTATTCTCTTTCCGGAGAGGAAACGGTAATTGGCAGGCATCCGGATTGCCAGATCCAGCTTGATTCGAATATGGTTTCCCGCCGTCATGCACAGGTGGTAGGTGAAGGGGACCAGTATTTCGTGGAGGATCTGGGCAGTGGAAATGGAACGTTCGTCAACGGCAAGAAAATTGAAGGCCGTACGGAACTGACACATGAGGATCGCCTGAAGGTCGGGCCCATTTTATTCCGTTTTGAAGCCGACCAAAAAAACAAAGCAAAAAAGAGCTCCATCATCTCAGCTATGGATCCGAGTTTCGACTTTGGATATTCATCGGATGATGAAGGGGATGCTTCAGCAACCATCATGGGAGCGATCTCTGGTGGTGGGGGCTTTGGAGGTCTGGATGTACGTCCTGAAGCCAAGCTGAAAGCGATGATTGAAATCAGTCGCAGTCTGGCCGGGACCGTCGATCTGGAAAAACTGTTACCACAGATATTGACGACGCTGTTCAATATTTTCCCGGCTGCAGACCGAGGCTGTATATTGCTCAAAGATGAAGAGACTGGTGAAATGGTTCCCCGCGCATTTAAGCATCGGCGCGAAGGGGAAGATGCGACGGTTAAATTGAGTCGCACGATTGTAAATAAGGTCCTGGAAGAAAAATCCGGGATTTTATCAGCAGATGCAGCCAGCGACTCCCAGTTCGATGCCAGTGAATCAATTTCGAATTTGTCCATCCGTTCGATGATGTGTGTGCCGATGTTGGGACTTTCTGAAGAACCGATTGGCATTATCAATATCGATACCCAGAATCCACTGAAACAGTTTCAGGAAGAAGATCTGGATCTGTTGATGTCTGTTGCCGGTCAGGCAGCACTCTCTTATGAAAGTGCGCGGCTGATGTCTTCTTATATGGAGAAGCAGAAACAAGACAACGAAATGGACATCGCTCGTGGTGTGCAACAGGGCTTGTTGCCTAGTTCGGTGCCTGAAGTGCAAGGGTACGAATTTTTCGCTTCGTATCATTCGGCACAAGCTGTCGGGGGAGACTATTACGACATATTTGAGCTGCCTGACGACAAAATCGGGCTGTCGTTTGGAGATGTTGCAGGCAAGGGGGTACCCGGGGCGATGATCATGGCTCGTATCTCAAGTTGTGTTCAAAATACAATGCGATTCGTGCATGAGGCCGGTCCGGCCGTGGAAGCGATTAACGATCATATGTGTGACAGCGCGGTGGAAGGCCGTTTTGTGACCTACGTGCTGGTGATCCTGGATACGAGTAACCATCGCCTGTCTTTGGTCAATGCAGGGCACATGTCGCCGATGATCTTAAAGCCGGATGGCTCACTGGATGAATTTCCGGAAGAGAGTATTGGTGTGCCAATCGGGGTGATGGAAGGTTTCCCATTCGAAGTCGTAGAACGGGATCTCGCGCCAGGCGAAATCGTGGTGCTGTTTACCGATGGTGTTGATGAAGCCATGAATCCTGAAGGAGAGTTATATACTCTGGATCGAATGAGAAAATTTATCAAATCTAACCGTGATAAGAATGCGGCGGAATTAGGTCAGGCACTTCTGGCGGATGTCAGACGGCACGCCAACGGTCGGCCGCAGAATGATGATATCACTATAATGACATTCGGGCGTGTTTCCTGA
- a CDS encoding SpoIIE family protein phosphatase, with protein sequence MSASLFLQNNGNSSRLELKGRQVTLGRHPDCEVCLKSNTVSRYHARISLVEDGLYQLEDLGSGNGTFVNNVLVRDPVPLQSGDSISIGPFLLEFSSDAEYENNQQEGLLTSYGLIPSLKNVSVRPPAKDKSTILRATGTNSDLNQFQIKPEIKLKAILEISRTIASASDLDSMAEKVLEGLFHIFPAADRGCILLRDRENLRFFPKAVRHRRENDHDALQLSRTVLKAVTDNKTGVLSADAANDERFEKSESVSTLTIRSILCAPMLGLDGSVIGIINLDTQLAGQMFSEDDLELLMVIAGQTALSYESARLMISHVEKQRYDNEMEIAARVQKGLLPANIPQVSGYEFFVSYEAARAVGGDYYDFIQPEENLIWFALGDVAGKGVPASLVMSRVCSAVRSTVEFVTDVTDAVHRVNHHIDEAAHDGRFITFILGQIDLTQNLISFVNAGHLNPLLLKANGTLIELAADQPSVPLGVMEDYEYQVIQHRLNPGEQLILFTDGITEAMNEEREIFGMERLKAAIQKFKLNSGKLGTQILQTVKTFAGQAEQYDDMTLVIIGRDQG encoded by the coding sequence ATGTCTGCCAGCCTGTTTTTGCAAAATAATGGCAACTCTTCCAGACTGGAGCTCAAAGGGAGGCAGGTGACTCTGGGGCGTCATCCTGATTGTGAGGTTTGCCTCAAGTCCAACACCGTTTCACGATACCATGCGCGGATTTCGCTGGTTGAGGACGGCCTGTATCAACTGGAAGACTTGGGCAGTGGCAATGGGACGTTTGTCAATAACGTATTGGTGAGAGATCCAGTTCCACTGCAGTCAGGCGATTCCATTTCCATCGGCCCCTTTCTCTTGGAGTTTTCCAGCGATGCCGAATACGAAAACAACCAGCAGGAAGGTCTGCTGACCTCATACGGATTGATTCCTTCGCTTAAAAATGTTTCGGTCAGGCCTCCTGCCAAAGATAAATCGACCATTTTGAGAGCGACAGGAACCAACAGTGATCTAAATCAGTTTCAGATCAAGCCGGAAATTAAATTGAAAGCGATTCTGGAAATCAGTCGCACAATTGCTTCCGCGTCAGATTTGGATTCGATGGCTGAGAAGGTTTTGGAAGGATTATTTCATATTTTTCCGGCAGCAGACCGGGGTTGTATTTTATTGCGAGACCGAGAGAATCTACGATTTTTTCCTAAAGCGGTGCGTCATCGGCGGGAGAATGATCACGATGCACTGCAACTGAGTCGAACGGTTCTGAAAGCGGTCACGGATAATAAAACGGGGGTGCTCTCTGCGGATGCTGCCAATGATGAACGGTTTGAAAAAAGCGAGTCGGTTTCCACGCTGACAATCCGCTCTATCTTATGTGCACCGATGCTAGGCTTGGATGGTAGTGTAATTGGCATTATCAATCTGGACACGCAGCTGGCTGGCCAGATGTTTTCCGAGGATGATCTGGAACTTCTGATGGTGATTGCAGGGCAGACAGCGCTTTCGTATGAGAGTGCCCGCTTGATGATCTCGCATGTGGAAAAACAGCGATACGATAATGAAATGGAGATTGCTGCCCGCGTTCAGAAAGGTCTATTGCCAGCAAACATCCCTCAGGTATCCGGCTATGAGTTTTTTGTCTCTTACGAGGCAGCTCGCGCGGTCGGCGGGGATTATTATGATTTTATTCAACCGGAAGAAAATCTGATCTGGTTTGCATTGGGTGATGTGGCCGGCAAGGGGGTACCAGCATCTCTGGTGATGTCGCGTGTGTGCAGTGCGGTTCGCAGTACCGTCGAATTTGTGACAGATGTAACAGACGCCGTGCACCGGGTGAATCACCATATCGACGAAGCCGCCCATGATGGGCGGTTTATCACGTTTATTCTGGGACAGATTGATCTCACGCAGAACTTGATTTCCTTCGTCAATGCCGGCCATCTGAATCCCCTGCTGTTAAAGGCAAATGGAACGCTCATCGAACTGGCCGCTGATCAGCCAAGTGTGCCACTGGGCGTGATGGAAGATTATGAATATCAGGTAATTCAGCATCGGCTCAATCCTGGCGAACAGTTAATTCTATTTACCGATGGTATTACCGAGGCGATGAATGAAGAGCGAGAGATATTTGGGATGGAACGATTGAAAGCAGCGATTCAGAAGTTCAAGTTGAATTCCGGAAAACTGGGCACTCAAATTTTGCAGACGGTGAAAACATTTGCGGGGCAAGCTGAGCAGTATGATGATATGACGCTCGTGATCATCGGCAGAGATCAGGGCTGA